The DNA region AGATGCATTAGTAGTTGACATTTATGGAGGAGCTTGCGCTGGAACTATCTATGCAATGGCACAAAGTTACTATTTGGGTATTAAAGGAACTAGAAAGGTTTTCTCAATTTGGACAACAGAAGTCGGTGGATGGGACATAAGGAACTTACCAACTAAGAAATTAAATGGTGGTGTTAACTTCCTTCCACGAGCACACGACGATAACTTCAGTAAATCCTTACCCGATCATGGCTACAATTCACAGGGTGTGTACACTGATGGATTGAATAATCCCGACCAGTTCCTGATCAACCATGGATACAACTTCTTAGTAACCAGTGGTAATATTTTAGAAATGGCAACTGCAATCTTAAACCAAGCAAGAACATGATATCAATTGGCTTTTAATAGCTACTATTCCGCTAATCAATGTCCAAAGATCGCTTTAGCCCCTTTATTTTTTTTTATTTTCCAGCAACTCAAATCAAGACCACGAAAACTATTTAATTTTAATTAATTATATTAGGTATTAACTTCTCTTTAGTCTCTACAGACATTAGTTTTTTATCAAAAAGAATCACAGACAGAGTTAAAAAAAATTAAATACATTGAGAATAAAAATTTACGGAAGTTAGATACTAATTATAAATGTAATTACCACTACTAAGGGAGTGTTCCATGAAGGTTGAAGGACTTATTTCCATAATAATAATAATTGGCATAATACTAGGGATCATTGGAATATTTTATATAATATTAAATCCCAATGAAGGTGATAACTATACAGAATTCTACCTACTGGGAACAAAAGGGAAAGCGAGTGATTATCCCACTAATCTAAACGTTAACCAAATTGGTAATCTTATTGTGGGTGTAGCTAACCATGAAAATTTGAATTCAAACTATCTGCTTAAAATTACTGAAAATAACAAAACATTAAAAAATGAGAAAATAACCCTCAAAAACAATGAACAAATTGAAATACCATTCAACTTTTCCGAAAATTCTCCAGGCCAATATAAAATTCAATTTGATTTATATAAATTGCCGGACACAAAAAATGTTTACCGATCACTTTTCATTCTGGTAAATGTAAATTAGATTCATCAAAAAATATGGTTAAGATAGAACTTTATATCTTTTAGAGGATTATTATGAGAAATAAGAAAGTAGCAGTTACTGGGGGTCTTGGGTTTATTGGCTCCCATCTGGTGGAGAGGCTCTGCCAAGAAAATGAAGTGGTTATTGTGGATAATGAAACCACAGGCAGTATAAAAAATATCAAACATCTTGATTTCAGTAACATTAGCCTGGATCTGGGGGATATAACAGAAATTGATCTGGTAAACTCCTTTGAAGGTTGTGATTATGTTTTCCACCATGCAGCCATGGCCAGTGTGCCGGCCAGTGTAGCTGATCCTATCCAGTGTAATTTAGTAAATATCACAGGTACTCTGAAAGTTCTTTTAGCTGCCCGTGACAGTGGAGTTAAAAAGGTGGTTTTCGCCTCATCAGCAGCTGTTTATGGTGATAACACTAACTTACCTTTATCTGAAAGCACCCCCCTTAAACCAGTTTCACCCTATGCCCTGAGTAAAGCTGTGGGAGAAATGTACTGTCAGTTGTTTGCGGATATCTATGAATTACCCACCATTGCCCTTAGATATTTTAATGTTTTTGGCCCCCGGCAGGACCCTAATTCACAGTATGCTTCGGTAATTCCACATTTTATTAGCCGTATATTGAAGGGGGAAAGACCAGTTATTTTTGGTGATGGTGAACAGAGTAGGGACTTCATATACGTTAAACACATTGTGGAAGCAAATTTAAGAGCATGCCTGTCAGATTACACGGGTGCATATAATATAGCCACAGGAAAAAGAACTACTATCAATCAGCTGGTCCCGGTAATTAACCAAACACTGGGTAAAAATATGGGCCCCATTTACGAGGAACCACGACCCGGTGACATAAAACATTCCCTAGCTGATGTCTCCAAAGCAGAAGTATTAAACTTTAAACCATCCATCAATTTTGCTGATGAACTGGGCGAAACTGTGCAGTGGTTCGTTAAAAATCAATAGTTGTGGAAAAATTAACAGTGCCGACTGGTGGTATATTGGACCGAGCCCAAGATAATGGATCTTTTTTTGATAAGTTAGGTGAATTGCTTCACCAACCACTGACCATACTGATCCTGATTACAGGAGTGCTGGTTGCTTATCTTTTGAAGGTTCAAATAAAAATAGGTGTTCCTTACTGGGATGTTTTCAACTATCTGAATAATGCCCTTCATTTTGCAAATATGGGAAGTAGTGGAGTTGTTAATCACCTACCACCCCTGATTCCCGTAGTGACCTCCCTTGTTTTCAGAATGGGATATGTTTCCGTGGATGTAATATTCCTTATAAGTGGTTTAATATTTATTTTAGGAGTCATTGGATTATATTTACTGTTAAAGGAGAGATTCGATCCTACCAAGAGTTTAGCCGGGAGTTTAATTTTCATTTCCTTACCAGTGATAATGGCTTGGGCTGTAAGTGGAGGTATAGATCTTCCAGGAGTTGTTTTTTCAATTTGGGCACTTTATTTCCTGGTAATTGGATTAAATAAGGATTCAAAGTTTTTGTTTTTGGTACTGCCACTTTTGGTTGTCTCCTTACTCACCAGGTACACTGCGGGTTTGATAGTCGTCCCCATGATTTTCTACATTTTGGCTAATCTAAACCAGGTTAAAGAGATTCTCCACATGAAAAAGAAGGTTATTTTGGGAATTTTAATAGAGCTTGGAGTTTTATTGGCCATTTTCACATACTTCATACTGCAGCTGGACACCAGTGCCCTATTCGGACTGTTTTTTGATGTTGTAACCTCTTCATCCTCCGGTGTGGAAGATGTAGCTTACAACTCAAACTTATTATATTTCCTTCAGAATTCGTTGAATTATATCTCGTTAGGACCAGTTCAGGGCACTTACCGTCAATTATTGAATCCTTCTGAAGGTATTCCTTCGGTAGTGGCATATATGATTGCCATAATAAGTGTTATGGGAATTTCTTCATATATTTACCGGGTTTTAAGCACTGGAAAGGAAAATGATATTTCACGGGCCAATCTTGCCAATTTAGGAAAGCTCATCGTGGTTTTAGTTCTCTTCATGGGTTTAGTTCTCAGTTTCTATAATAAATCTCTAATTCTGAGCGAAATTTTCTTACTGGTCTTGGTGTATCTTTTATATAGATTTATGGCCCGGGGAAAATTTGTAGTGGATAGTAAATTAGCTCTGGACCTGATGTTTTTATCCTGGTTTGGTGCCTATTTCATATTCCACGGCATTTTACCCTTTAAAGTGGATAGATATTTCATCACCATGGCCCCGGCATTTACTTATTTCATAATTTTGGGTTTAAGTCAATTTATGGGGGAACTAAAACCTAGAATTAAAGGCCTAAATTCTAAATCCGGATGGATTTATTTAATGGTAGCATTAATATGTTTATCATCAGCTACCGCTACCTACATTGGACACACCCCCCAAAAAACATTCACCGTGGATATAAACAATGCCAGTGAATGGATTAAAGGATATGACCCCGGTTACAGTAGTAAAGTAATTGGTTCGGATTACCCCAACGCAGTAACCTGGTATCTCCACCAAGACACCACTGGAGCGTATCCAAAAAATTACAATAATACCGAGGAATTCGCTGACTATCTGCAAGAAAACGGGGTTTACTATTATTTTGATTCCAATAAATCCCATCC from Methanobacterium formicicum includes:
- a CDS encoding SDR family oxidoreductase, producing the protein MRNKKVAVTGGLGFIGSHLVERLCQENEVVIVDNETTGSIKNIKHLDFSNISLDLGDITEIDLVNSFEGCDYVFHHAAMASVPASVADPIQCNLVNITGTLKVLLAARDSGVKKVVFASSAAVYGDNTNLPLSESTPLKPVSPYALSKAVGEMYCQLFADIYELPTIALRYFNVFGPRQDPNSQYASVIPHFISRILKGERPVIFGDGEQSRDFIYVKHIVEANLRACLSDYTGAYNIATGKRTTINQLVPVINQTLGKNMGPIYEEPRPGDIKHSLADVSKAEVLNFKPSINFADELGETVQWFVKNQ
- a CDS encoding DUF1616 domain-containing protein, which produces MKVEGLISIIIIIGIILGIIGIFYIILNPNEGDNYTEFYLLGTKGKASDYPTNLNVNQIGNLIVGVANHENLNSNYLLKITENNKTLKNEKITLKNNEQIEIPFNFSENSPGQYKIQFDLYKLPDTKNVYRSLFILVNVN
- a CDS encoding glycosyltransferase family 39 protein, which encodes MDRAQDNGSFFDKLGELLHQPLTILILITGVLVAYLLKVQIKIGVPYWDVFNYLNNALHFANMGSSGVVNHLPPLIPVVTSLVFRMGYVSVDVIFLISGLIFILGVIGLYLLLKERFDPTKSLAGSLIFISLPVIMAWAVSGGIDLPGVVFSIWALYFLVIGLNKDSKFLFLVLPLLVVSLLTRYTAGLIVVPMIFYILANLNQVKEILHMKKKVILGILIELGVLLAIFTYFILQLDTSALFGLFFDVVTSSSSGVEDVAYNSNLLYFLQNSLNYISLGPVQGTYRQLLNPSEGIPSVVAYMIAIISVMGISSYIYRVLSTGKENDISRANLANLGKLIVVLVLFMGLVLSFYNKSLILSEIFLLVLVYLLYRFMARGKFVVDSKLALDLMFLSWFGAYFIFHGILPFKVDRYFITMAPAFTYFIILGLSQFMGELKPRIKGLNSKSGWIYLMVALICLSSATATYIGHTPQKTFTVDINNASEWIKGYDPGYSSKVIGSDYPNAVTWYLHQDTTGAYPKNYNNTEEFADYLQENGVYYYFDSNKSHPNLQGYHIIKTFGVVAIYEKTTP